The genome window GATGAGCCCACCACCCTCCGCGAAGTTGGGAAGTGCAGCAGCGATCCCGTCGACGCCAGCGTCAGTTACGGCGATGACCGAGACGGCTGCGAGTGCGGTTGCTGCGAGCAGCCCTTCCGCGAGCATCCCACCGTAGCCGATCAGGCGGGCGTCGCTTTCGCGATTGAGCTGTTTCGCCGTCGTTCCCGAGGAAACCAGCGAGTGAAAGCCGCTGATCGTCCCGCATGCAATCGTGATGAACAACAACGGGAACAGCGGCATGGCCACGGCGACGAGGTCGCCGCCGAAGAAGCCGGTGTACGCGGGAAGTTGGATCGAAAGCGCTTCCGAACCGCCTTGGGTCGTTCCGAGGAACGTCCCGACGATGACGGCGAGCAACGTCCCGCCGACCCCCGTATAGAGGAGGAACGACGAGAGGTAATCACGCGGCTGTAACAACACCCAAACCGGTAGAATGCTGGCCACGAAGGCGTAGCCCAACGCGACGAGGATCCACGTCGCGGTGTTCGCGCCGAATAGTGCTGCACCCGGCACCCACATCCCGTCGCCTGAGAACAGAACAATCGCCTCGTCGGCGAAGCCACTCGGTTCGAACAACGCGATGGGGAACTGGAGGCCCACCCAGACGCTCGCGAAGACGCCAGCAACGAAAACGCCAGTGCCCGCGAGGAACGGCAGGTTAAGCTGGTACAGCCAGACGCCAAACACCAATGCCAACCCGATGTAGAGCAGGCTCGCGGTCGCTGCCTGCGGATAGGCGTCCAGAATAATCGCCACCAGCAGCGAGAACACTGCCACCACGAGGATGATGACGAGGAACGCAAACCAGAGGAACATGTTCTTCCCCCGCTCGCCGATGTACTCCCCGATGATGTAGCCGATCGATTTGCCCTCGTGGCGAATGCTCGAGGACAGCGCCATGAAGTCGTGGACGGCTCCCATTAACGGGTTTCCGATCGCGACCCACAGCACCGCCGGGACCCATCCCCAGATGAGTGCTGCGGTGATCGGGCCAGCGATCGGTGCGCCGCCCGCGATACTCGAGAAGTGGTGCCCGAGCAACACCGGTTTCTTTGCCGGTACGTACTCCTGTCCGTCTTGATACTTGTGAGCGGGTGTCTCTCGAGAGTTGTCGAGTTCGACGAATCGTGAGAGGTACCGCCCGTATCCGACGTAGCCAACGGTAAACAGCACCAACACCGTAGCCACGATCCAGATTACCCCTGTCATAAGTGCCCAAGAACCAAATTACCTCAGACTCATATAAATCATGTGGGAACGGCACGTCTGTCTTACCGGGTAGGCGTCGACAATTCCATCCACAGCGGTAGAGGAGACCCCGACTCCAGGCCGCAGCCGGAAGCGTCTGTCAGGACGTCGGGCGTCGTGTCCGGTCGACGTCGATCTCGAGTTCATCGGCGACCGACGCGAGACGGTCCGTCCGCACCTCCTCGACGTACGTCTCGATCGTGGCGAGGATCGGCGGTGAGAGCTCCCCCCGTGCCGTCTCGAGTCGCTCGCGTTCGGTCTCGACGCGCGAGCGAAGGTAGGTTGCCCCACGTCCCTCTTCGTCGGGGTCGGGTGCCGGCGTGAATCGATTGGCGACGAGCCCCCGAACCGATAGCCCCTGCTCGTCGAGTCGGTCGATCGCCCGCTCCGTCTCCCGAATCGACAGCGAGTCGGGGTTGAACACGAGGAAGAACGCGGCGTCTTCCCGGAGCATCCGTCCGGCGTCCTCGAAGAACTCTTTGCGCGCTCGCAAGTGCGCCAGCACGGGATCTCCCTCGAGAACGCGACGAGGCTCCCGGCCACCGATCGCGGCCTTCTCGAAGAGATCGATGCTCTTTCGTCGTTTCGCCAGCAGCCGATCGATCCACCCCTCGAGGTACTCCGGCAGCGAGAGCAGTCGCAGGGTGCCACCGGTCGGTGACGTATCGAAGACGATGCGGTCGTAGGCGTCGCCGTCTCGCATCACGTCGACGAAGCGATCGAACAGGGCCGCCTCGTAGGCACCGGGGGTTCCGTGGGCCATCTCGATCTGCCGATCGACTGCGTTGACCATCGCCGCCGACACCTGATCCGAGAGCTTTCGCTTGACGTCCTGGAGGTGTCTCGAGACCTCCTCGTCGGGGTCGATCTCCATCGCCGAGAGGTGTTCGACTCCCTCGACGGCTCTGGGATCGTCGTCGAACGACTGCTCGAAGAGGTCGCCAACGGAGTGCGCCGGGTCCGTCGAGACGAGCAGCGTCTCGAGCCCCGCCGCGGCACACTTGTACGCGTACGCCGAGGAGACGGTCGTCTTGCCGACGCCGCCTTTGCCGCCGAAGAAGACGTATCGATCCATCAGAAGTGATACTGCTGTCCCTTTCGCTCGACGAGCGTACTGCGGTCCCACAGGCGTCGTTCCCACGCCTCGAACTCGTCTTGTAAGTACGGTAGGAGTTCTGCCGTGTAGTACGACACCGGCGACGGAACGCCGAAGGCGTCGGGGAAACAGGCGAGCATGAACTCGTCTTCTAGGTCCTCCGCTTCGGCCTCGATCTTCTCGTACGCCGGGTGTGAGATCATCCCGTGATAGAGCCCCCGGAGCCACTCTTCGAGTGTGGCTCGATAACTGGCGATCCGCTCGGCGAGTGTCATCGTCGGTCATGCTCGTGCGTGACGTGAAAAAAGTGTCGCGGCCCGGCCGCCCGAAGTGGTCGGGTCCGTGAGCCGAGGGCAGCCGGGCGGACGCCTATCGACCCGAGTTCTCGGTGCGTCGAAGCCGCTGAAATCTGATTTAGTAGTGCGGTATGTAGTTTATGATGGTGCCATCACCGTCCAATGGGTCGGGCGTGAGTCGACGCTTCTTTTCCTCGGAAGCCCCACGTGGTGTGTATGCACACGACGATCCCGGTTACCGTCCTCTCGGGAAGTCTGGGGGCTGGAAAGACGACGCTGCTCAATCACCTGTTGCGAACCGCCGGTGACCGCGACCTCGCCGTCCTGGTCAACGATATGGGCGACGTGAACGTCGACGCCGACCTCGTCGCCGAGGGGTCGGACCTCGACGTCGAAGGGGGCGTCGCGGAGCTCTCGAACGGGTGTATCTGCTGTGAACTGCAAGCGGACCTCGAGACGGCCGTCGTTCGGCTGGCTCGCGAGCGGGAGTTCGATCACCTGATCGTCGAATCCTCGGGCATCTCCGAACCGGCACCCGTCGCACGGCTGTTCACCACAGCATCGAGAGTCGCCGCGCGGTACGAGATCGACGCGCTGGTCACCGTTCTCGATACGCGGCTCTTCCTCGACGCCTTCGCGGGCCAAGACGTGCCCGAACGCCACGGTGAGGCGGACGACGAGGATGTCCGTCCGCTCTCCGATCTGCTGATCGAGCAACTCGAGGTGGCGAACGTCGTCCTGTTAAACAAGACAGACTGCTGTGAGCCGGACGAACTCGAGGAGGCCGAGGCGCTGGTCGAGGCGCTCCAGCCGGACGCGACGACGATCCGGACGGAGTTCAGCGCCGTCGACCCGGATCGACTCCTCGGACTCGAGCGATTCGACCCCGATCGGATGGGCGAACTCGCCGGCTGGCAGCGGGCGCTCGCCGAGGTCGACGACCACCACGAGGGTGAGGGCCACGACGGGCACGAACGCGAGGACCACGAGGACGACGGGCACGAACGCGAGGACCACGAGGACGACGAGCACGAACACGGGGGTCACGAGCACGGCCATGAACACGACGGCCACGACGAGCACCATCACCGCCACCCGGACGAGGTCTACGGTGTCGACTCGTTCGTCTTCCGGGCGCGTCGGCCGTTCCACCCCGGGCGGTTCGCGACGTTCCTGCGGGACCTCCCTGCCGGGATCGTCCGATCGAAGGGGACCGTCTGGATCGCCGGCAACGATGGCAAGGTCGACGTCTCACAGGCCGGTCCCTCGATCCGGGCGACCGTCCGCGGGCCGTGGATCGCTTCGCTCCCTGCGGTCGATCAGGACCTTTACCGGTCGAATCGGCCGGGACTCGAGTGGCACGACGACCACGGCGACCGGCTGACGGAACTCGTGTTCATCGGGACCGAGTACGACGAGTCCCGGCTTCGCGGACAACTCGAGTCGTGTCTGGTCGACGACGAAGAGTGGGGGGCGGCGTCGCTCGAGGACTCGAATCAGTTCCCAGTCGAACAGGGTGAGGAGGCCGTGGTCCGCGAGCCAGCCGACTGACCGGCGGAGAAAGCGACCTACGATTCCGGCTCGAACGCGACGAGTCGATTCTCGAAGCCGTCGACGACGAAGATTCGGCCGGCGCCGACGGCGACGCCGCCGTAGGTCGTCGCGTGGTGGTCGTCACCGACCCGGAACACCTCGCCGCTTGAGGCCAGGCCGGGGCCGTCGCGATCGACCGCGAGCAGGTCGTCGTCGGCCATCAAAACGGCATCGCCGACGATCGCGGGCTGACCACGGTAGATCTCGTTTCCTGCGCTGACTTCCCAGGCGGCGTCGCCGTCGGCGACCGACCGCGCTGAGAGCCCGTTCCGGGCGAGCGTGTAGACGTGTTCGTCGGCGGCCGCGATCGCCCCCCAGCCGCCGCGGTCGATCCGCCAGCGTTCCGTACCATCAGCCTCGACCGCGACGGTCTCGTGCACGCCGAGTGCGACGATCGCGCCGTCGATCGCGACGGGGCTCGAGATCGCACCGTGGAGGTCGACGCGCCAACGTTCGGTCCCGTCGTCGGGGTCGAGACAGACGAGGGCGTCGTGGTCGGGGACGGCCACCGCATCGGCGGTCACCGCGGGGGCGATCGTCGACGTGAGGTCGTCCGCGTCGGGGACGTTGTACTCGTCGTAGGCGAGTTGGTCCAGTTCGGTCCGCCACAGGATTTCACCCGACTCGACGGCGAGACACGCCTCTTGCGTGCGACAGACTACCCGCCCGTCGGCGACGCTCGGTGCAAAGGGTCGACTCTCGAACTCGAGTGTCCAGTGCGCTTTGCCATCCTCGAGATCGAGCGCTCGTAACCGGTCCGGATCGTCGAGGCGGTGCTCTGGAACGAGTACCACGTCGTCGGAGACGGCGAGTCCCGCCGCGATTCGCCCCTCGAGAATCCGGTGCCACCGCTCGGTTCCGTCGCGTGCCTCGAGCGACCGGACGCTGTCAGAGGCAGCGAGGAAGACGGCGTCCGTCGCAACGATGGGGGGAACGTACGGCCAGCGGTCGGTCGGGGCCGTCCACGCCGTGGCGACTGATCCGGGGACCGTTCGGTCGAGCGCGGCGTTTCGGTTCGTCGCGTCGTAGCCAAGTTGTGTCCACTCCCCGGAGAGGTTCGGCGTTCGGTCGTCGGGGGCTGCACAGCCAGCGACGACGCCTGCACACGCCACAGCGGCCGACGTGAGCATCGTTCGTCTGGAAGGCATCGTTCTGACGTTATCCTCTGTGAGAATATCCGTTCCGGTGCTCTCGTCTCGACTTCCGGCTACACGTACTCGCCCCGTCCGTCGAACGCACCTTCTGACTCGCTCGGGTGCTCGGGCGTCAGGGAAATGGCTAAGTGAGCCACGTTCGCTGTTCTTGCTATGACAGGGCCCGACGGCGAACGCGAGGGATTCAAAGCTGGACTCGAGTCTTCGGACGGCCATCCGGTAGTATTGGTTCTCATCAATGCCGTGCTCTCGGTGACGTTCGCCTGGCTGCTCGTCTGGGGGGCGTCGTTCGTCGATATCGTCCAGTTCTCGCTCACGAACGTCGCGGGCGTCGCGATCGCCGTCTTCGTCTTCACCTTCGTCGTGAGTCGACCCTGAAGGCGGATTCACTCGGCGGCGTGCGCTCGATCCGACCAGTTTCTGTGTCCGTGTTGAGGCGACAGGTACTCACCGCCCGACCTGTTCCGTTTGGGTGATGGAGTTGCGGCCCGTCGCCGGCTACCGACCGACCAAGCCCGAACTCGCGGTGTTCGTCTCTGGGATCACCAGCATGGGCCTCGAGATCCTCGCGGTCCGTATCGTCGCCCCACAGTTTGGCAGCCATATCTACACTGTCGGCGGTATTCTCACGGTGTTTCTAATTGCGTTGAGTCTCGGCTACTGGCAAGGCGGCAAGCGTGCCGGCGGTGCGAGCAATCGCGAGATGAGCTGGATCATGCTCGCGACGGCCGTCTACGTTGCCGTCGTGATCTACGCGAGTGACCTCCTGTTGACGTACACGTCGACGCTCGCGTTGCCACCGCGGTACGCCTCGCTACCCGCCGTGATCCTCCTGTTCGGCCCGCCGACGTACCTGCTCGGGTTCATCAGCCCCTACGCGGCCGAACTCTCGCACAAACAGGGCACCGGTGAGGCGTCGGGCCACGTCTACGCGCTGGGGACTATCGGCAGCATCGTCGGCGCAGCGGCGACTACGTTCGTCCTCATCCCCGCACTGAGCGTCGACGCGATCGGCCTGCTGTTCGGTGGTGCCCTCGTCGGAACAGCCGTCGCCCTTCTGGCACCTGATCTCACGCGACGATCGGCCGTCTCGAGCGTGCTCGTCGTCCTCTTGCTCGTCGGCGCGGCGGGGGCGACCCCCGTGGACGTCGACTACCGCGGCGACGTCGTCTCCGAGACCCAGACACCACATCAGCAACTCGAGATCGTCGATGACGGCACAGAACGGACGATGTACCTAGACGGTGCCAGACACAGCGCGATGGATCTCGAGGACCCCGAGCGACACGTCTTCACCTACACGAAGTATTTCCACCTGCCGATGCTCATGGCCGACGACCCCGACGACGTCGACCGAGTGCTGTTCGTCGGCGGCGGTGGCTACACCGGCCCACAGGACTTCGCCGACCGCTATGACGCCCACGTCGACGTCGTCGAAATCGACCCCGAGGTGACCGCCGCCGCCGAGGCGTACTTCGGCCTCGAGCCCGACCGCGAGGACATTTCGATCTACGAAGCGGACGGCCGCCAGT of Natrarchaeobaculum sulfurireducens contains these proteins:
- a CDS encoding carbon starvation CstA family protein produces the protein MTGVIWIVATVLVLFTVGYVGYGRYLSRFVELDNSRETPAHKYQDGQEYVPAKKPVLLGHHFSSIAGGAPIAGPITAALIWGWVPAVLWVAIGNPLMGAVHDFMALSSSIRHEGKSIGYIIGEYIGERGKNMFLWFAFLVIILVVAVFSLLVAIILDAYPQAATASLLYIGLALVFGVWLYQLNLPFLAGTGVFVAGVFASVWVGLQFPIALFEPSGFADEAIVLFSGDGMWVPGAALFGANTATWILVALGYAFVASILPVWVLLQPRDYLSSFLLYTGVGGTLLAVIVGTFLGTTQGGSEALSIQLPAYTGFFGGDLVAVAMPLFPLLFITIACGTISGFHSLVSSGTTAKQLNRESDARLIGYGGMLAEGLLAATALAAVSVIAVTDAGVDGIAAALPNFAEGGGLILTSFGIPLLIGEVFMALVFVSFLLTSLDTGLRLGRYMMEELVGTPESGVENVAANKYVNTGLTTFAAFLLVSSGQWEELWPLFGGANQLLAALALLTATVWLANWKDTKQLLTTGLPVAVMVIITVSGLLWLAIVENLQRQLLDAAWRAEAGTVELISSGLRMVLAFALIFLALAIIKMAYENLTEARDSLISTEEPAVGSDDD
- a CDS encoding ArsA family ATPase; protein product: MDRYVFFGGKGGVGKTTVSSAYAYKCAAAGLETLLVSTDPAHSVGDLFEQSFDDDPRAVEGVEHLSAMEIDPDEEVSRHLQDVKRKLSDQVSAAMVNAVDRQIEMAHGTPGAYEAALFDRFVDVMRDGDAYDRIVFDTSPTGGTLRLLSLPEYLEGWIDRLLAKRRKSIDLFEKAAIGGREPRRVLEGDPVLAHLRARKEFFEDAGRMLREDAAFFLVFNPDSLSIRETERAIDRLDEQGLSVRGLVANRFTPAPDPDEEGRGATYLRSRVETERERLETARGELSPPILATIETYVEEVRTDRLASVADELEIDVDRTRRPTS
- a CDS encoding CobW family GTP-binding protein; its protein translation is MHTTIPVTVLSGSLGAGKTTLLNHLLRTAGDRDLAVLVNDMGDVNVDADLVAEGSDLDVEGGVAELSNGCICCELQADLETAVVRLAREREFDHLIVESSGISEPAPVARLFTTASRVAARYEIDALVTVLDTRLFLDAFAGQDVPERHGEADDEDVRPLSDLLIEQLEVANVVLLNKTDCCEPDELEEAEALVEALQPDATTIRTEFSAVDPDRLLGLERFDPDRMGELAGWQRALAEVDDHHEGEGHDGHEREDHEDDGHEREDHEDDEHEHGGHEHGHEHDGHDEHHHRHPDEVYGVDSFVFRARRPFHPGRFATFLRDLPAGIVRSKGTVWIAGNDGKVDVSQAGPSIRATVRGPWIASLPAVDQDLYRSNRPGLEWHDDHGDRLTELVFIGTEYDESRLRGQLESCLVDDEEWGAASLEDSNQFPVEQGEEAVVREPAD
- a CDS encoding PQQ-binding-like beta-propeller repeat protein, whose translation is MPSRRTMLTSAAVACAGVVAGCAAPDDRTPNLSGEWTQLGYDATNRNAALDRTVPGSVATAWTAPTDRWPYVPPIVATDAVFLAASDSVRSLEARDGTERWHRILEGRIAAGLAVSDDVVLVPEHRLDDPDRLRALDLEDGKAHWTLEFESRPFAPSVADGRVVCRTQEACLAVESGEILWRTELDQLAYDEYNVPDADDLTSTIAPAVTADAVAVPDHDALVCLDPDDGTERWRVDLHGAISSPVAIDGAIVALGVHETVAVEADGTERWRIDRGGWGAIAAADEHVYTLARNGLSARSVADGDAAWEVSAGNEIYRGQPAIVGDAVLMADDDLLAVDRDGPGLASSGEVFRVGDDHHATTYGGVAVGAGRIFVVDGFENRLVAFEPES
- a CDS encoding spermidine synthase gives rise to the protein MELRPVAGYRPTKPELAVFVSGITSMGLEILAVRIVAPQFGSHIYTVGGILTVFLIALSLGYWQGGKRAGGASNREMSWIMLATAVYVAVVIYASDLLLTYTSTLALPPRYASLPAVILLFGPPTYLLGFISPYAAELSHKQGTGEASGHVYALGTIGSIVGAAATTFVLIPALSVDAIGLLFGGALVGTAVALLAPDLTRRSAVSSVLVVLLLVGAAGATPVDVDYRGDVVSETQTPHQQLEIVDDGTERTMYLDGARHSAMDLEDPERHVFTYTKYFHLPMLMADDPDDVDRVLFVGGGGYTGPQDFADRYDAHVDVVEIDPEVTAAAEAYFGLEPDREDISIYEADGRQFLEGTNDTYDVIVLDAYKQDQVPFHLTTVEFMELATERLADDGVLHANVISSPSGPAAEFYHAQHRTMASVFPDTYSFRTADSSAVQNIQVVATNEPTGFSDADLAERNDARDLGVDLEGAIDNRMADPDTEDAPVLRDDRGEVDSLLDPMLGQRYVIEETDGEPYDDATETAVIGEERS